The following are from one region of the Nocardia terpenica genome:
- a CDS encoding DUF6918 family protein: MVAALSESLLDDAKRPAFLADAQKVLDAEVSDKGGASGLAVKGGYAAIKKVSPTIVEDALASFAPKFVDALDPFWAEYQSAGAGSFGDLLVAKQDQVAEALLAVTDARAEASSRPALKKVYSSLRSSAKKHVTEALPRLGDLVQRHAG, translated from the coding sequence GTGGTTGCAGCACTGTCTGAATCCCTGCTCGATGACGCCAAGCGCCCGGCTTTCCTCGCCGACGCCCAGAAGGTTCTGGACGCCGAGGTGTCGGACAAGGGCGGTGCGTCCGGTCTGGCCGTGAAGGGCGGTTACGCCGCGATCAAGAAGGTCAGCCCGACCATCGTCGAGGACGCGCTGGCCTCGTTCGCCCCGAAGTTCGTGGACGCTCTCGACCCCTTCTGGGCCGAGTACCAGAGCGCGGGCGCGGGCAGCTTCGGCGACCTGCTGGTCGCCAAGCAGGACCAGGTCGCCGAGGCGCTGCTCGCGGTCACCGACGCGCGGGCCGAGGCGTCCTCGCGTCCGGCGCTGAAGAAGGTCTACTCGTCGCTGCGCTCCTCGGCCAAAAAGCATGTGACCGAGGCCCTCCCGCGACTGGGTGACCTGGTCCAGCGCCACGCTGGGTAA